One part of the Mesorhizobium sp. M4B.F.Ca.ET.058.02.1.1 genome encodes these proteins:
- a CDS encoding DJ-1/PfpI family protein: MRLRTVLWGGLGIFVLFLALGAGWLLSLPPTPEAIAAPAIGRQEADATIAALGPKRQRPLVAIIGINDATETTDYLMPYGILKRADVADVMTVEPDATVAAFDARHPQGADYVIVPAMSRDDDPAVLEWIRRQSAKGAIVIGICAGAKVVGASGLLDGKRATTHWYSVGGLRDRHPSIRYVADRRFVVDQGVATTTGITASMPMMLTLIEAIAGRQKAEAVATELGLTGWDARHASAAFKFTRPFALTAIRSTLAFWDHEQMGLELTPGMDEVSLALVADAWSRTYRSRAVTVSGTNEAITSRNGIRFLPDQVAASWPSERRIASFEHQPPVEALDQTLRNIADRYGTGTKDFVAMQLEYPKQGASQ, from the coding sequence ATGCGCTTGCGGACTGTCTTGTGGGGCGGGCTGGGTATCTTTGTGCTTTTCCTGGCTCTCGGCGCGGGATGGCTGTTGTCGCTGCCGCCGACACCCGAAGCCATCGCCGCGCCGGCGATCGGCCGGCAAGAGGCGGACGCCACGATAGCGGCGCTGGGGCCGAAGCGGCAGCGGCCGCTGGTCGCCATCATCGGCATCAATGACGCCACCGAAACCACCGACTATCTGATGCCCTACGGCATCCTGAAGCGCGCCGATGTGGCCGATGTGATGACGGTGGAGCCGGACGCGACGGTGGCGGCGTTCGATGCGCGGCATCCGCAAGGCGCCGACTACGTCATCGTTCCGGCGATGAGCCGCGACGACGATCCTGCGGTGCTTGAATGGATAAGGCGCCAGTCGGCCAAGGGCGCCATCGTCATCGGCATCTGCGCCGGAGCCAAGGTCGTCGGCGCCAGCGGGTTGCTCGACGGCAAGCGGGCGACCACGCATTGGTACTCCGTGGGCGGGCTTCGCGATCGGCATCCCTCGATCCGCTATGTCGCCGACCGGCGCTTCGTGGTCGACCAGGGTGTGGCGACGACGACCGGGATCACTGCGTCGATGCCGATGATGCTGACCCTGATTGAGGCCATTGCCGGCAGGCAGAAGGCCGAAGCCGTCGCGACTGAGCTTGGACTGACCGGCTGGGATGCGCGCCATGCCAGCGCCGCCTTCAAGTTCACGCGCCCCTTCGCGTTGACGGCGATTCGCAGCACGCTTGCCTTCTGGGATCACGAGCAAATGGGTCTGGAACTGACGCCGGGCATGGACGAGGTGTCGCTCGCCCTTGTCGCGGATGCGTGGTCGCGCACCTACCGTTCGCGCGCCGTGACGGTTTCCGGGACGAATGAAGCCATCACGAGCCGCAACGGCATACGCTTCCTGCCCGACCAGGTGGCCGCCTCTTGGCCTTCGGAACGGCGGATCGCCAGCTTCGAGCATCAGCCACCGGTCGAGGCGCTGGACCAGACGCTGCGGAACATCGCCGACCGCTACGGCACCGGCACGAAGGATTTCGTCGCCATGCAGCTCGAATATCCGAAGCAGGGAGCTTCGCAATAA
- a CDS encoding GNAT family N-acetyltransferase: MFEVTAEDSFDFRSTEYVELFASSAATAFQHPIWLAQLYERIVRQSSATPLIIVVRARPGGKLAMVLPLVRRRYTLLKVVEFADMRVSDYVSPVTTEETLSRILADSRAVAAIRRHLRPYDLLRIGKLADRSLAMERLFGIAKRESMGMSAYSSKLEPTFASWREHQLNQSYRKELDKKSRQLGRMGEARFECAQNIDTIRTTFDALKIYRGKRFDGSNGPADLLQQQSYFDFYLAVAAEGCDGFARTYTFWMNDRAIAGALGLAHKGSLLVILGGFDEAGYRKQSIGSLLFEQIARDCIERGDHSLDFTIGDEPYKRIFGGRPSPMWQIFRAGSPLGYAAHLTVEKLPAAKALARRVLHGKKASPIACRRSKRTMN; the protein is encoded by the coding sequence ATGTTTGAAGTCACTGCCGAGGATTCCTTCGACTTCCGCTCGACGGAATATGTCGAGCTGTTCGCCAGCTCGGCGGCGACGGCCTTTCAGCACCCCATATGGCTGGCGCAGCTCTATGAGCGGATCGTCCGGCAGAGCTCCGCCACCCCGCTGATCATCGTTGTGCGCGCCCGGCCGGGCGGCAAGCTCGCCATGGTCCTGCCACTCGTCAGGCGCCGATACACGTTGCTCAAGGTCGTGGAATTCGCCGACATGCGCGTTTCCGACTATGTGTCGCCGGTCACCACCGAGGAGACCTTGTCGCGCATCCTGGCGGATAGCCGCGCAGTCGCCGCGATCCGCAGGCATTTGCGGCCTTATGATCTCCTGCGCATCGGCAAGCTTGCGGATCGCTCGCTGGCCATGGAGCGCCTGTTTGGCATAGCCAAGCGCGAAAGCATGGGCATGAGCGCCTATTCCAGCAAGCTGGAGCCGACATTCGCCTCCTGGCGGGAACATCAGCTCAACCAGTCCTACCGCAAGGAACTCGACAAGAAATCCCGGCAGCTCGGTCGCATGGGGGAGGCGCGCTTCGAATGCGCCCAGAACATCGACACCATCCGCACAACATTCGACGCGCTCAAGATCTACCGCGGCAAGCGTTTCGACGGCAGCAACGGCCCTGCCGACCTGCTGCAGCAGCAATCCTATTTCGATTTCTATCTGGCCGTGGCCGCAGAAGGGTGCGACGGCTTCGCGCGCACCTATACGTTCTGGATGAATGACAGGGCGATCGCCGGCGCGCTTGGGCTTGCTCACAAAGGCTCTCTCCTCGTCATCCTCGGCGGCTTCGACGAGGCCGGTTACAGGAAGCAGTCGATCGGCAGCCTGCTGTTCGAACAGATCGCGCGCGACTGCATCGAGCGCGGCGACCATTCCCTCGACTTCACCATCGGCGACGAACCCTACAAGCGCATCTTCGGCGGCCGGCCGTCGCCGATGTGGCAGATCTTCCGGGCCGGGAGCCCGCTCGGCTACGCGGCGCATTTGACGGTAGAGAAACTGCCCGCGGCCAAGGCGCTTGCGCGGCGCGTGCTGCACGGCAAGAAGGCCTCCCCGATCGCGTGTCGCCGGTCCAAGCGGACGATGAATTGA
- a CDS encoding cellulase family glycosylhydrolase, with protein MRAPEQALPALSRRRALALTGGALLTALPFSVSATLPAANKRAVPSHGFNLPGWFEREGGSAPTPAVLEKLRQTGFETIRLPVNGDLVADGNRAALRAIQRGVAELVGLGFAVLVDMHPSGDLRAAFERDPASAAERVVQAWTALRVVIADLPEDSVYPELLNEPPMERSDWLALREHLAATLRAKCPLHAMVWGPARFQGIWEIGDTPPLADDRQIAAIHYYAPMAFTHQCETWDRSPLARLANLPFPATKDSPPVRALVSKLQAAGDEEAASLLEQELSRPWGEARIASDFAGLGRWSAAQHCPVMLNEFGVLNFCVDADSRARWVRAVRRAAEANQIGWSHWELDQGFGFIANRQSAEGFDSSMIAALLGSDGED; from the coding sequence ATGCGGGCGCCGGAGCAGGCTTTGCCGGCGCTGTCGCGGCGGCGTGCGCTTGCCCTGACCGGCGGCGCACTGCTTACAGCCTTGCCTTTTTCCGTCTCCGCCACGCTGCCGGCGGCGAACAAGCGCGCCGTTCCCTCGCATGGCTTCAACCTCCCCGGATGGTTCGAACGAGAAGGCGGGAGCGCCCCTACCCCGGCCGTTCTGGAGAAGCTTCGTCAAACTGGGTTCGAAACGATCCGGTTGCCGGTGAATGGCGATCTCGTCGCGGATGGCAACAGGGCGGCATTACGCGCCATTCAGCGTGGCGTGGCCGAGCTTGTCGGGCTGGGCTTCGCGGTGCTGGTGGACATGCATCCTTCGGGTGATCTGCGCGCCGCGTTCGAGCGCGATCCGGCAAGCGCGGCCGAACGCGTGGTTCAAGCCTGGACGGCGCTCCGCGTCGTCATTGCCGACCTGCCGGAGGACTCGGTCTATCCGGAGCTGCTCAACGAACCGCCGATGGAGCGGAGCGACTGGCTCGCGCTGCGCGAACACCTTGCCGCAACCTTGCGCGCCAAATGTCCGCTGCACGCGATGGTCTGGGGGCCGGCGCGCTTCCAGGGCATTTGGGAGATCGGCGACACCCCGCCGCTGGCCGACGACAGGCAGATCGCCGCCATCCACTACTACGCGCCTATGGCCTTCACGCATCAATGCGAGACCTGGGATCGATCGCCGCTCGCCCGTCTCGCCAACCTGCCCTTTCCTGCGACGAAGGACTCGCCGCCGGTCCGGGCGCTTGTCTCCAAACTCCAGGCGGCGGGCGACGAGGAGGCTGCCTCCCTTCTGGAGCAGGAACTGTCGAGGCCGTGGGGCGAAGCGCGGATTGCGTCGGACTTCGCCGGGCTCGGCCGCTGGTCGGCGGCCCAGCACTGCCCGGTCATGCTGAACGAGTTCGGCGTGCTCAATTTCTGCGTCGATGCCGACAGCCGCGCGCGCTGGGTTCGCGCCGTGCGCAGGGCGGCCGAGGCCAACCAGATCGGCTGGTCCCATTGGGAGCTCGACCAGGGCTTCGGCTTCATCGCCAACAGGCAGAGCGCGGAAGGGTTCGACAGCTCGATGATCGCCGCCCTGCTGGGCAGCGACGGCGAGGACTGA
- a CDS encoding GlxA family transcriptional regulator: MQRTVAIVIHPGFQLLDAAGPTAAFEIAGRFAPGSYELAMLAPGGGEVESSSGVRLTTAPLRDGRFDTVIISGGEIVRSLAAAEQIAAWLKRVGARRIASVCSGAYLLAEAGLLNGRRATTHWASTDDFARRYPRISVDADRIFVHDGDVWTSAGISAGIDLALALIEDDLGQDVARRTAQQLVVHQRRSGQSQFSSLVELGGRTGRFADLIEWMRDHLAEPLTVEVLADRAAMSPRHFARAFTGETGTTPAKAVERLRLETARTAVETSSASLDRIAAATGFGDPGRMRRAFMRGFGQPPQALRRSARR, encoded by the coding sequence ATGCAACGGACAGTCGCGATCGTTATCCACCCGGGCTTCCAGTTGCTCGATGCCGCGGGGCCGACGGCCGCCTTCGAGATCGCCGGGCGTTTCGCCCCCGGAAGCTACGAGCTGGCGATGCTGGCTCCGGGCGGCGGCGAGGTCGAAAGCTCGTCGGGCGTCCGCCTCACCACGGCGCCTCTGCGCGACGGGCGCTTCGACACGGTCATCATTTCCGGCGGCGAGATCGTGCGCTCCCTGGCTGCCGCCGAACAGATCGCCGCCTGGCTGAAGCGCGTCGGCGCGCGGCGGATCGCCAGCGTCTGCTCGGGCGCCTACCTGCTCGCGGAAGCGGGGCTGCTCAACGGCCGCCGCGCCACCACGCATTGGGCAAGCACGGACGATTTCGCCCGCCGCTATCCGAGGATCAGCGTCGATGCGGACCGCATCTTCGTTCACGATGGCGATGTCTGGACCTCGGCCGGCATTTCCGCCGGCATCGACCTCGCGCTCGCCCTCATCGAGGACGATCTCGGCCAGGATGTCGCGCGCCGCACGGCGCAGCAGCTTGTCGTCCACCAGCGCAGGTCCGGCCAGTCGCAGTTTTCCTCGCTGGTGGAGCTCGGCGGCCGCACCGGCCGCTTCGCCGATTTGATTGAGTGGATGCGGGACCATCTCGCCGAGCCGCTGACGGTCGAGGTTCTCGCCGACCGCGCAGCCATGAGCCCGCGCCACTTCGCCCGTGCCTTCACTGGAGAAACGGGAACTACGCCTGCCAAGGCCGTGGAGCGGCTGCGCCTGGAAACCGCCCGAACCGCGGTGGAGACCAGCTCCGCCTCTCTCGATCGCATCGCCGCCGCCACCGGTTTCGGCGATCCCGGCCGCATGCGCCGCGCCTTCATGCGCGGCTTCGGCCAGCCGCCCCAGGCGCTGCGGCGCTCGGCGCGGCGATAG
- a CDS encoding NAD(P)/FAD-dependent oxidoreductase produces the protein MTADQSRPSLPAGIDTEIVIVGGGLSGTLAANVLGRAGFQVTLVDRYPVFPREFRVEKIAGDQIEKLRRIGLLDRLASAAVAFDEIVNIRKGRLLDRTHARHFGIFYDDLVGAMRAELPENVRFIAGRVNALEAGADRQRVSILGQGDVTARLLVLATGMGDILKRDLGIERRFVHQRQSLTFGFNIRPAGDSTFRHPALTYYGERTSDGIDYLNLFPAADVTRANLFVFRDHRDPWVKALRERPRETLIDTLPGLVKAFGDFEVMDKVESWLTDITVAENCVKDGVVLIGDAYQTSCPAAGTGVSRLLTDVERLCKVHVPQWMASPGMAAAKIASFYGDPAKRAMDARGLHLADFRRRLTIENDLRWRAWRQLHFSRRRIMHGINRLSPSFAARLRGLSRPRLEAAT, from the coding sequence ATGACCGCCGATCAGTCCCGCCCTTCGCTGCCAGCGGGGATCGACACGGAGATCGTCATCGTCGGCGGCGGCCTGTCCGGCACGCTTGCGGCGAACGTGCTCGGCCGTGCCGGCTTTCAGGTCACGCTGGTCGACCGCTATCCCGTCTTTCCCAGGGAATTCCGCGTCGAGAAGATCGCCGGCGACCAGATCGAAAAGTTACGCCGGATCGGCCTTCTGGACAGGCTGGCCAGCGCGGCGGTCGCGTTCGATGAGATCGTTAACATCCGTAAGGGGCGTCTTCTCGACCGCACGCATGCCCGGCACTTCGGCATCTTCTACGACGACCTCGTCGGCGCCATGCGGGCGGAACTGCCCGAAAACGTGCGCTTCATCGCCGGCCGGGTCAACGCTCTGGAGGCGGGAGCGGACCGTCAGCGCGTGTCGATCCTGGGGCAAGGCGACGTCACCGCCAGGCTGCTCGTGCTCGCCACGGGCATGGGCGACATTCTCAAGCGCGACCTTGGCATCGAGCGCCGGTTCGTCCACCAGCGGCAGTCGCTGACCTTCGGCTTCAACATTCGCCCGGCTGGGGACAGCACCTTCAGGCATCCGGCGCTCACCTACTATGGCGAACGGACCTCGGACGGCATCGACTATCTCAACCTGTTCCCGGCCGCCGATGTCACGCGCGCCAATCTGTTTGTCTTCAGGGATCATCGTGACCCCTGGGTAAAGGCCCTGCGCGAGCGGCCCAGGGAAACGCTGATCGACACCCTGCCGGGGCTCGTCAAGGCATTCGGCGATTTCGAGGTCATGGACAAGGTCGAGAGCTGGCTGACCGACATCACCGTCGCCGAGAATTGCGTTAAAGATGGCGTCGTCCTGATCGGCGATGCCTATCAGACATCCTGCCCCGCGGCCGGAACGGGCGTCAGCCGTCTGCTCACCGACGTCGAGCGCCTGTGCAAGGTGCACGTGCCGCAATGGATGGCCTCGCCAGGGATGGCGGCCGCGAAGATCGCGAGCTTCTACGGCGACCCTGCGAAGCGCGCGATGGATGCACGCGGGCTTCATCTGGCGGACTTCCGCCGTAGGCTGACGATCGAGAACGACCTACGCTGGCGCGCATGGCGGCAGCTTCACTTCAGCCGCCGCCGCATCATGCACGGGATCAACAGGCTGAGCCCCAGTTTCGCCGCCAGGCTACGCGGACTGAGCAGGCCGAGACTCGAAGCCGCGACGTGA
- a CDS encoding glycosyltransferase family 4 protein — MKIIQVQTQAEAAGAQRISDMVGEGLRVRGHDVRTVFMYRKTDAFDGDPYADFILAGRPKGLPGQVRAAIGLAAYLRAARPDAVISYQHYGNIFGTIGARVAGVRHIVANQSGAPQTKGVMGLLSQIDKLMGMSGLYQANVVNSAWTEAQFDRYPQAYRRRIRRIDHGVPAPDGDFNKVAARAGFGLPRDVWLAVSSGRLTQMKNQIALVGALAHLPDIHVALAGVGPERDALVDFAASRGIADRLHLVGEVPTARIFEFLAAGDAYAFPSMTETFGLACVEAAISGLPVVSNDLAVMREVLTAEDGEAAAIFVKADADGMAGGLAEMIARPELMATLSAAGRRLGQKYSPARMCAGYEALLLS, encoded by the coding sequence GTGAAGATCATCCAGGTTCAGACCCAGGCCGAGGCCGCGGGCGCGCAACGAATTTCCGACATGGTGGGTGAAGGCCTGCGGGTTCGCGGGCATGATGTGCGCACCGTCTTCATGTACCGGAAGACCGACGCTTTCGACGGCGATCCCTATGCGGATTTCATCCTTGCCGGGCGCCCGAAAGGATTGCCCGGACAGGTGCGCGCGGCCATCGGCCTTGCGGCCTATCTGCGCGCGGCGCGGCCGGACGCGGTGATCTCCTATCAGCACTACGGCAACATCTTCGGCACGATCGGCGCCCGGGTGGCCGGAGTCCGGCACATCGTTGCCAACCAGAGCGGCGCGCCGCAGACCAAAGGGGTCATGGGCCTGCTCTCGCAGATCGACAAGCTGATGGGCATGTCGGGGCTTTATCAGGCGAACGTCGTCAACTCGGCCTGGACGGAAGCGCAGTTCGATCGCTACCCGCAAGCCTACCGGCGGCGGATCCGGCGCATCGATCACGGCGTCCCCGCACCAGATGGAGACTTCAACAAGGTGGCCGCGCGCGCCGGCTTCGGCTTGCCCCGGGACGTATGGCTTGCTGTCTCGTCGGGGCGTCTGACGCAGATGAAGAACCAGATCGCGCTTGTCGGAGCGCTCGCGCACCTTCCCGATATCCATGTGGCGCTGGCCGGCGTCGGACCGGAGCGGGATGCCCTTGTCGATTTTGCCGCGAGCCGGGGCATCGCGGATCGGCTGCACTTGGTCGGCGAAGTGCCCACGGCGCGCATTTTCGAATTCCTCGCGGCCGGCGATGCCTATGCGTTTCCGTCGATGACCGAGACCTTTGGCCTTGCCTGCGTCGAAGCGGCGATTTCCGGTCTGCCGGTGGTGTCGAACGACCTTGCGGTGATGCGCGAGGTGCTGACGGCCGAGGATGGCGAAGCGGCGGCGATCTTCGTCAAGGCCGATGCCGACGGCATGGCCGGGGGCCTTGCCGAGATGATCGCCAGGCCGGAACTGATGGCCACGCTCTCCGCGGCGGGGCGGCGACTCGGACAGAAATATTCGCCGGCGAGGATGTGCGCGGGCTACGAGGCGCTACTGCTTTCCTGA
- a CDS encoding lipopolysaccharide biosynthesis protein: protein MSENQADRDAVAGSASPGAGMRMPIVALAKSGAVAGIIKLASAGLSFLMFVAVAMVMDGRQFGLYSATYAGASLVSFFASVGQQSTVLRFWPQYVGLGDLNSAHGMMARAILVALAGLIGSSLLILLVGFLPFIGKGTPEWFSLCLAAAVLSFSLGWSEFTSGAFRAKNALISGLLPRDIIWRAATIGILFVCHSMRVEMSAVEATWLTALLLVLSVVPQTVALVRDTARAERGPLSEGQKQEFRTVTLGLWGVTSLPPALGQVSTLLVAMILGPEAAGAIFVADRTTRFVALALNGINQALAPQISSAFYSGDRAHVQRITSLAALGSFAIALCVLAAFWILGGFILSMFNPAYATPAMRATLVIFGIGATFGTACGPIEVLLQLTGLQHALFKVLVIVNALGLGATAVTTYFFGPIGAAVSIAGTVIAWTAIAVSIAKRRIGIDPSIFGFAMGRAAPAPRVALKGRM, encoded by the coding sequence TTGAGTGAGAATCAAGCCGATCGCGACGCCGTGGCCGGGAGCGCCAGCCCCGGGGCCGGCATGCGCATGCCCATCGTGGCGCTCGCCAAGAGCGGCGCGGTGGCCGGCATCATCAAGCTTGCCAGCGCGGGCCTGTCCTTCCTGATGTTCGTGGCCGTCGCCATGGTGATGGACGGACGGCAGTTCGGCCTTTACAGCGCGACCTATGCCGGCGCCAGCCTGGTGTCCTTCTTCGCCTCGGTCGGACAGCAGAGCACCGTGCTCAGGTTCTGGCCGCAATATGTCGGGCTTGGCGATCTCAACTCCGCTCACGGCATGATGGCGCGCGCCATTCTCGTGGCGCTGGCGGGGCTTATAGGCTCCAGCCTGCTCATCCTCCTGGTCGGATTCCTGCCGTTCATCGGCAAGGGCACGCCGGAATGGTTCTCGCTGTGCCTGGCCGCCGCGGTCTTGTCCTTCTCGCTCGGCTGGTCGGAGTTCACCTCCGGCGCCTTCCGGGCCAAGAACGCGCTGATATCCGGCCTTTTGCCGCGCGATATCATCTGGCGCGCGGCGACGATCGGTATCCTTTTCGTCTGCCATTCCATGCGCGTCGAGATGAGCGCGGTCGAGGCGACCTGGCTGACCGCCCTGCTGCTCGTCCTTTCGGTCGTTCCGCAAACCGTGGCTCTGGTGCGCGACACGGCGCGCGCCGAACGTGGCCCCCTGAGCGAAGGACAGAAGCAGGAATTCAGGACGGTGACGCTTGGCCTGTGGGGCGTCACCTCGCTGCCGCCGGCGCTCGGGCAGGTCAGCACCCTGCTCGTGGCCATGATCCTCGGGCCCGAGGCCGCCGGCGCGATCTTCGTCGCCGACCGGACGACACGGTTCGTGGCGCTTGCGCTCAACGGCATCAACCAGGCGCTCGCGCCGCAGATCTCCAGCGCCTTCTACAGCGGCGACAGGGCGCATGTTCAGCGCATCACCAGCCTCGCCGCGCTTGGCAGCTTCGCGATCGCGCTGTGCGTGCTCGCGGCATTCTGGATCCTGGGCGGCTTCATCCTGTCGATGTTCAATCCGGCCTATGCCACGCCCGCCATGCGCGCCACGCTTGTCATCTTCGGCATCGGCGCGACGTTCGGCACGGCTTGCGGCCCGATCGAAGTCCTGCTGCAACTGACCGGCCTCCAGCATGCGCTGTTCAAGGTGCTGGTCATCGTCAACGCGCTGGGGCTCGGCGCGACCGCCGTGACGACCTACTTCTTCGGGCCGATCGGCGCGGCGGTCAGCATCGCTGGCACCGTCATCGCATGGACCGCCATTGCGGTGTCGATCGCCAAGCGTAGAATAGGCATCGACCCATCTATCTTCGGCTTTGCGATGGGGAGGGCGGCGCCCGCTCCCCGCGTGGCGCTGAAGGGGCGTATGTGA
- a CDS encoding GumC family protein: MRQRERSAWLLLPRNESRKHLSNLNERLTLILNTGPCRVASVRRLCRGKVMKPARIDDRALPPLFDIGPLWAILWGRRLLVLAFTGAALLLAVLYLAVTSPSYTATASILIDPRDARATNFNNVLPGIGADSAAIASQVFVIESQDLLGTVFDSQKLRNDPEFSSRGLISRVMSLFGGGTPQDAAFKRFQKAVSVEREGLTYVINVSFTSPSPEKAARIANAIVDRYKASLAGERETANDDVNSLLNDRIKGLQKDVSDAERAVEDFKSQHRIVDPTDGGTLQSQLDQLTTQLIAAQGDADKAKDRYNQALAAGTSAAGLAKLSEILSSNAAANLRDDYNQRATELANLETMYGPRHPAIGRLRSELDRINRLMAGEAMRIRQQLKANYDLAVQNAGKLQDKLEALRQQSQDSSLAQVQLRQLDSKAQAARTVLDDFLKRAQETSQLQGVQTSEARTIGAAAPPLQPTWPKPALLLPVSVFLGLMAGCGLALMLGPVGRPEDDPSSQWRDAPQAVDPAKDGPQAKPRSLPVPADFGEYRLPGVAGGAALANIKAMRKSLFETGNETLSLAVLRLMRQILGRLSDHPKPFVLLVSSMQSSAEARLAGAMVGIGLQRAEQNVLVVEVGDLPHRAGYGSGLFIDGASGLRTVAAGGAAGQGQQSRDRNSLRSILAEAGNAFDFVLVVAPSLGEEGWDPELFAKADLTLFALNRSERASDAADLIERHLGAGQVERSATLVIAQDSAQPGKTPHDVPSKAGDWRRGAVART; encoded by the coding sequence TTGCGCCAGCGCGAACGCTCTGCATGGTTACTGTTACCGCGAAATGAATCGCGTAAGCACCTCAGTAACCTTAACGAAAGGCTAACGTTAATCCTGAATACTGGACCGTGTAGAGTGGCGTCGGTACGCCGGCTCTGCAGGGGAAAGGTAATGAAGCCAGCCAGGATCGACGATCGCGCTCTTCCGCCATTGTTCGATATCGGACCGTTGTGGGCCATTCTTTGGGGGCGCCGACTGCTGGTGCTTGCCTTCACCGGCGCGGCGCTGCTTCTGGCGGTGCTCTACCTTGCCGTGACCAGTCCCAGCTACACCGCGACCGCCTCGATCCTGATCGATCCGCGCGACGCGCGCGCGACCAACTTCAACAACGTCCTTCCGGGCATCGGGGCCGACAGCGCAGCCATCGCGAGCCAGGTCTTCGTCATCGAATCGCAGGACCTGCTGGGCACCGTCTTCGACAGCCAGAAGCTCCGGAACGATCCCGAATTCTCGTCCCGCGGCCTGATATCGCGCGTCATGTCCCTGTTCGGCGGAGGTACCCCGCAGGACGCGGCCTTCAAGCGTTTCCAGAAGGCGGTATCGGTCGAGCGCGAAGGGCTGACCTATGTCATCAACGTCTCCTTCACCTCGCCGTCGCCGGAGAAGGCGGCCCGCATCGCCAACGCCATCGTCGACCGTTACAAGGCGAGCCTGGCCGGCGAGCGGGAAACCGCCAATGACGATGTGAATTCCCTTCTCAACGACAGGATCAAAGGCCTGCAGAAGGACGTCAGCGACGCCGAGCGCGCGGTCGAGGATTTCAAATCGCAGCACAGGATCGTTGACCCGACCGATGGCGGCACGCTGCAATCGCAGCTCGACCAGCTGACGACGCAGCTGATTGCCGCGCAGGGCGATGCCGACAAGGCCAAGGACAGATACAATCAGGCCTTGGCAGCTGGCACCTCCGCTGCCGGCCTGGCCAAGCTGTCGGAAATACTCTCCTCCAACGCGGCCGCCAATCTGCGCGACGATTACAACCAGCGCGCCACCGAGCTCGCAAATCTGGAAACCATGTACGGGCCGCGCCATCCGGCGATCGGCCGGCTGAGGTCCGAACTGGACCGCATCAACCGGCTTATGGCCGGTGAGGCGATGCGGATCAGGCAGCAGCTGAAGGCCAATTACGATCTCGCCGTCCAGAATGCCGGAAAGCTGCAGGACAAGCTCGAAGCCCTGCGCCAGCAGTCCCAGGACTCGAGCCTGGCGCAGGTGCAGTTAAGGCAACTCGATTCGAAAGCTCAGGCCGCCCGCACCGTGCTCGACGACTTCCTGAAACGCGCGCAGGAAACATCGCAGTTGCAGGGCGTCCAGACGTCCGAGGCACGCACCATCGGTGCCGCCGCGCCGCCGCTGCAGCCGACCTGGCCAAAGCCGGCCCTGCTGCTGCCGGTGAGCGTCTTTCTCGGCCTCATGGCCGGATGCGGCCTCGCGCTGATGCTGGGCCCGGTCGGTCGGCCGGAGGATGATCCGTCGAGCCAATGGCGGGACGCTCCGCAGGCGGTCGATCCAGCCAAGGATGGCCCGCAGGCCAAGCCCCGATCGTTGCCCGTGCCGGCCGATTTCGGCGAATACCGCTTGCCCGGGGTCGCCGGGGGCGCGGCGCTTGCAAATATCAAGGCGATGAGGAAGTCGCTGTTCGAGACCGGCAACGAAACACTGTCGCTGGCCGTGCTGAGACTGATGCGGCAGATCCTCGGACGCCTGAGCGACCACCCCAAACCCTTTGTGTTGCTGGTGTCCTCGATGCAAAGCAGCGCCGAGGCACGGCTCGCCGGCGCGATGGTCGGGATCGGCCTGCAGCGAGCCGAACAGAATGTGCTCGTGGTTGAAGTCGGAGACCTGCCGCATCGCGCCGGGTACGGCTCCGGCCTGTTCATCGACGGCGCCAGCGGCCTGCGTACGGTTGCAGCCGGTGGGGCGGCCGGACAGGGTCAGCAATCGCGCGATCGCAACAGCTTGCGCAGCATTCTTGCCGAAGCCGGCAACGCCTTCGATTTCGTGCTCGTGGTCGCCCCATCGCTTGGCGAAGAAGGTTGGGACCCGGAGCTTTTTGCCAAGGCCGATCTCACGCTGTTCGCGTTGAACCGGTCCGAAAGGGCATCCGACGCCGCCGATCTGATCGAGCGGCATCTCGGCGCTGGCCAGGTCGAACGCAGCGCCACGCTGGTGATCGCGCAGGACAGCGCCCAGCCCGGCAAGACCCCGCACGACGTCCCGTCGAAGGCCGGCGACTGGCGCCGCGGCGCCGTTGCGAGGACCTGA
- a CDS encoding GNAT family N-acetyltransferase, translating to MLVDWAAGEGWNPGFGDAAVFQAADPEGFIGAFVDGEMVAGISAVAYGDRFGFIGLYICRPDRRGEGHGRAVWDAGMARLGNRTIGLDGVVEQQPNYRRMGFQPVYETLRYSGHAVGLPGAATSGHRRPIGLPTSSPMTAAVSRRHGRLFSKDGCSRRALPCWP from the coding sequence ATGCTTGTCGACTGGGCCGCGGGCGAAGGCTGGAATCCAGGCTTTGGCGATGCCGCCGTGTTCCAGGCGGCAGATCCCGAAGGTTTCATCGGCGCCTTCGTCGACGGCGAGATGGTGGCCGGCATCTCGGCGGTTGCCTATGGCGACCGCTTCGGCTTCATCGGCCTCTATATCTGCCGTCCCGACCGGCGCGGCGAGGGGCATGGCAGGGCGGTCTGGGACGCCGGCATGGCGCGGCTCGGCAATCGCACGATCGGCCTCGACGGTGTCGTCGAGCAGCAGCCCAACTACCGGCGCATGGGATTTCAGCCCGTCTACGAGACGCTCCGCTACAGCGGCCATGCCGTGGGTCTGCCCGGGGCGGCGACATCCGGCCACCGACGCCCGATCGGCTTGCCGACGTCCTCGCCTATGACCGCGGCTGTTTCCCGGCGCCACGGCCGGCTTTTCTCGAAGGATGGCTGCAGCCGCCGCGCGTTGCCTTGCTGGCCATGA